In Methanosarcina barkeri MS, a single window of DNA contains:
- a CDS encoding 4Fe-4S binding protein, with amino-acid sequence MSLKINRYKCGYCGACVGVCPKGALELVETWVEVDESTCITCGICDRICPVGAIEVMK; translated from the coding sequence GTGAGCCTTAAGATAAATAGATACAAGTGTGGATACTGTGGTGCCTGTGTGGGAGTCTGCCCTAAGGGAGCACTCGAACTTGTAGAGACCTGGGTCGAAGTAGACGAAAGTACGTGCATTACGTGCGGGATATGCGATCGCATCTGCCCTGTAGGAGCAATTGAGGTAATGAAATGA
- the tes gene encoding tetraether lipid synthase Tes, producing the protein MKHIKSVCPECKKVLDSTIFEENGKIMLKKTCPEHGTFTDVYWSDSKLYDRFRRYSYVGSGVSTNNGTLSSVGCPWDCGICSKHKTGTLLANIDVTNRCNLSCPVCFANAKASGFIYEPDFEQIREMMLNLRNQEPVPCYAVQFAGGEPTVREDLPEIIETAQELGFSQIQIATNGVRLAKSQEYCEALKTSGLHTVYLSFDGVSKEPYIENRGFNALPIKQKALENCRQTGLNSVVLVPTLIKGVNDHQVGDIVRFAARNEDVVRGVNFQPVAFAGRIDQAMRKEQRITIPDLVSLLEEQTEGDIPSSAWYPASAAVPIIRFVSAVRKVPLPEFTIHPHCGAATYIFENEGKLIPITDFVDVDGFLEFLESVTPEFEGQGSNVKKLAKVLYHIPHYIDEAKGPKDLKIVSLITNFLKNGTREHAAQFHRKSLFLGAMHFQDLYNLDLGRVEQCGIHYATPDGRIIPFCTYNNFHREGVEARYSKQYRKDIEVEKKTLDVQEREAA; encoded by the coding sequence ATGAAACATATAAAGTCTGTTTGTCCAGAATGCAAAAAAGTTCTTGATTCCACTATATTTGAAGAAAATGGTAAGATAATGCTGAAAAAAACTTGTCCAGAACACGGGACCTTTACGGATGTCTACTGGTCGGACAGCAAACTATACGACAGGTTCAGACGCTATTCTTATGTCGGTAGTGGAGTTTCAACCAATAATGGGACTCTTTCTTCCGTTGGCTGCCCCTGGGACTGCGGAATTTGCTCCAAGCACAAAACCGGAACTCTGCTGGCAAACATTGACGTTACAAATCGTTGTAATCTCAGTTGTCCGGTATGCTTTGCTAATGCCAAAGCAAGTGGCTTTATATACGAGCCAGATTTTGAACAGATAAGGGAAATGATGCTGAATCTCCGAAATCAAGAACCTGTTCCCTGCTATGCCGTCCAATTTGCTGGAGGAGAGCCTACGGTCCGGGAAGACCTTCCGGAAATCATCGAAACAGCTCAAGAACTTGGGTTTTCACAGATTCAGATTGCAACTAATGGTGTCAGGCTCGCAAAAAGCCAGGAATACTGTGAAGCTTTAAAGACCTCAGGGCTCCATACTGTATATCTATCCTTTGATGGAGTCTCTAAGGAACCATACATAGAAAACCGAGGATTTAATGCCCTTCCTATAAAACAAAAAGCTCTTGAAAACTGCAGGCAGACAGGTCTGAATAGTGTTGTGCTCGTGCCCACCCTGATAAAAGGTGTTAATGATCACCAGGTTGGAGATATTGTCCGCTTTGCGGCTAGAAATGAGGACGTCGTGAGAGGTGTAAACTTCCAGCCAGTAGCATTCGCAGGCCGCATTGATCAAGCCATGAGAAAAGAACAGAGAATAACAATTCCCGATCTAGTATCACTCCTGGAAGAACAAACCGAAGGAGATATTCCCAGTTCAGCCTGGTATCCTGCATCTGCCGCAGTCCCCATCATCCGCTTCGTGAGCGCAGTGCGAAAGGTTCCACTTCCCGAGTTTACAATTCACCCTCACTGCGGAGCTGCCACTTATATCTTTGAAAATGAGGGAAAGCTAATTCCGATAACTGATTTTGTGGACGTGGATGGGTTCCTTGAGTTCCTTGAGAGCGTTACTCCAGAATTTGAAGGGCAGGGTTCTAACGTAAAGAAACTTGCAAAAGTTCTTTATCATATTCCGCATTACATCGATGAAGCCAAAGGCCCAAAGGATCTTAAGATAGTCTCCCTGATAACGAATTTTCTTAAAAATGGTACAAGAGAACATGCTGCCCAATTCCATCGAAAATCACTTTTCCTCGGAGCTATGCACTTTCAGGACCTCTATAACCTGGATCTGGGAAGGGTTGAACAATGCGGAATCCACTATGCTACCCCGGATGGCAGGATAATTCCTTTCTGCACTTATAACAATTTTCACAGAGAAGGAGTAGAAGCAAGGTATTCAAAACAATATCGGAAAGATATAGAGGTTGAGAAGAAAACCCTGGACGTTCAGGAAAGAGAAGCAGCTTGA